One segment of Belonocnema kinseyi isolate 2016_QV_RU_SX_M_011 chromosome 7, B_treatae_v1, whole genome shotgun sequence DNA contains the following:
- the LOC117177202 gene encoding uncharacterized protein LOC117177202, whose protein sequence is MYYGNDNFIEEVALLSLLRRQRRRANKRRFRVHSLWKHRVDQGAHENLIKEMVMFDHILFISPSVFPSHNPHCCIALNTGGVVGPLFAMFLRISFFYWIQGLFSFI, encoded by the exons ATGTACTATGGAAACGATAATTTCATCGAAGAAGTAGCACTTTTGTCGCTGCTCAGACGACAACGGAGAAGGGCTAATAAGAGACGATTTCGAGTACATTCTCTATGGAAACATCGCGTGGACCAGG GAGCTCACGAAAATCTAATTAAAGAGATGGTCATGTTTGACCATATCTTGTTTATATCTCCAAGCGTTTTCCCCAGCCACAATCCCCACTGCTGCATTGCACTTAACACAGGCGGAGTGGTTGGTCCCCTATTCGCTATGTTTTTAAGGATAAGCTTCTTCTACTGGATTCAAGGCCTTTTTTCTTTTATCTGA